In Methanocaldococcus lauensis, a single genomic region encodes these proteins:
- a CDS encoding zinc ribbon domain-containing protein produces MLEILKNTSLEFGVKVVDVYPSYTSILCPNCGNRLFSTI; encoded by the coding sequence ATTTTAGAAATCCTTAAAAATACGTCCTTAGAATTCGGTGTTAAAGTTGTTGATGTATATCCTTCCTACACCTCTATATTATGCCCAAACTGTGGAAATAGATTATTCTCAACTATATAA
- the sepS gene encoding O-phosphoserine--tRNA ligase has product MRFDTKKILELAEKDFEKAWRETKALIKDKHIDYRYPRIKPIYGKPHPVMETIERLRQAYLRMGFEEVINPIIVDEIEIYKQFGPEAMAVLDRCFYLAGLPRPDVGLGNDKVEIIENLGIKLDEKKKEKLREVLHSYKKGSIDGDDLVFEIAKALNVSNEMGLKVLETAFPEFKDLKPEASTLTLRSHMTSGWFITLSYLIKKRKLPLKLFSIDRCFRREQREDRSHLMSYHSASCVVVGEDVSVDDGKVVAEGLLEQFGFTKFKFKPDEKKSKYYTPETQTEVYAFHPKLNEWIEVATFGVYSPIALAKYDIDVPVMNLGLGVERLAMIIYGYEDVRYMVYPQFYEYNLSDREIAEMIRVDKLPILDELYNFANELIDICIKNKDKESPCSIEVKKEFDFNGEKKVVKVEIFENEVNKRLLGPSVLNEVYVYDSNIYGIPPTFESIKEEYIPILKKAKEEGVSTGIRYIDGIIYKLVAKIEESLVSNIDEFKFRVPIVRSLSDINLKIDDLALKQIMGKNKVIDVRGPVFLSAKVEIK; this is encoded by the coding sequence ATGAGATTTGACACAAAAAAGATTTTAGAATTAGCGGAAAAAGATTTTGAAAAGGCTTGGAGAGAGACAAAGGCATTAATTAAAGACAAACATATAGATTATAGATATCCAAGAATTAAGCCAATTTATGGAAAACCACATCCAGTAATGGAAACTATTGAGAGATTAAGACAGGCATATTTAAGAATGGGATTTGAAGAAGTAATTAATCCAATTATCGTTGATGAAATTGAAATATATAAGCAGTTTGGACCAGAGGCTATGGCTGTTTTAGATAGATGTTTCTACTTAGCTGGATTGCCAAGACCTGATGTTGGTTTAGGAAATGATAAAGTTGAGATTATAGAAAATTTGGGAATAAAGTTAGATGAAAAGAAAAAAGAAAAATTGAGAGAAGTTCTCCATTCATATAAAAAAGGTAGTATAGATGGAGATGATTTAGTCTTTGAAATAGCAAAGGCTTTAAATGTAAGTAATGAAATGGGTTTAAAGGTTTTAGAAACTGCATTTCCTGAATTTAAAGATTTAAAACCAGAGGCATCTACATTAACTTTAAGAAGCCATATGACTTCAGGATGGTTTATAACTCTAAGTTATTTGATAAAAAAGAGAAAATTACCTTTAAAACTCTTCTCAATTGATAGATGCTTTAGAAGAGAGCAGAGAGAGGATAGAAGTCATTTAATGAGTTATCACTCTGCATCTTGTGTAGTAGTTGGTGAAGATGTCAGTGTTGATGACGGTAAAGTTGTTGCCGAAGGTTTATTGGAGCAGTTTGGATTTACTAAATTTAAATTTAAGCCTGATGAAAAAAAGAGTAAGTATTATACTCCAGAGACACAAACAGAGGTTTATGCTTTCCACCCAAAACTAAATGAGTGGATTGAAGTTGCCACATTTGGTGTTTATTCCCCAATAGCATTGGCTAAGTATGACATTGATGTTCCAGTGATGAATCTTGGATTGGGAGTTGAGAGATTGGCAATGATAATTTACGGATATGAAGATGTTAGATATATGGTATATCCTCAATTTTATGAATATAATTTAAGTGATAGAGAAATAGCTGAAATGATAAGAGTTGATAAACTTCCAATATTGGATGAATTATACAATTTTGCAAATGAACTTATTGATATATGTATAAAGAATAAAGATAAAGAAAGCCCTTGCTCAATTGAAGTTAAAAAAGAATTTGATTTCAATGGAGAGAAGAAAGTTGTTAAGGTAGAGATATTTGAAAATGAGGTAAATAAAAGATTGTTAGGGCCGTCAGTATTAAATGAAGTTTATGTCTATGATAGTAACATATATGGAATTCCACCAACATTTGAGAGTATTAAAGAGGAATATATTCCTATTTTAAAGAAAGCTAAGGAAGAAGGAGTTTCTACTGGAATAAGATATATAGATGGAATTATATACAAATTAGTTGCTAAGATTGAGGAATCTTTAGTATCTAATATAGATGAGTTTAAATTTAGAGTTCCAATAGTTAGAAGTTTGAGTGACATAAACTTAAAAATAGACGATTTAGCTTTAAAACAAATAATGGGTAAAAACAAAGTTATAGATGTTAGAGGGCCAGTATTCTTAAGTGCTAAAGTGGAAATAAAATGA
- a CDS encoding AAA family ATPase, whose amino-acid sequence MSKIGFNPIKIKTFSKIKTYDDTLPSLKYVILEPAGFPIRVGSENVKITSDDPKLFNIYARDQWIGEIVKEGDYLFDNSILPDYAFKVISTYPKEGGMITSETIFKLQIPKKVIRTQFKKARFSEIIGQEEAKKKCKIIMKYLENPKLFGEWAPKNILFYGPPGTGKTLMARALATETNSSFILVKAPELIGEHVGDSSKMIRELYQKASENAPCIVFIDELDAIGLSREYQSLRGDVSEVVNALLTELDGIKENEGVVTIAATNNPAMLDPAIRSRFEEEIEFKLPNDEERLKIMELYAKKMPLPIKANLKEYVEKTKGFSGRDIKEKFLKPALHKAILEDRDYVSKEDLDWALKKILSNRREVPQHLYL is encoded by the coding sequence ATGAGCAAAATAGGATTTAATCCAATAAAAATAAAGACCTTTTCAAAGATTAAAACTTACGATGATACTTTACCATCATTAAAGTATGTCATATTAGAACCTGCTGGATTCCCTATTAGAGTTGGTAGCGAGAATGTTAAAATTACTTCTGATGATCCAAAACTCTTCAATATCTATGCGAGAGACCAGTGGATTGGCGAGATAGTTAAAGAAGGTGATTATTTATTTGACAATTCAATTCTTCCTGATTATGCCTTTAAGGTTATTTCAACATATCCAAAAGAGGGAGGTATGATTACAAGCGAGACTATATTTAAATTACAAATTCCTAAAAAAGTTATTAGGACTCAGTTTAAAAAAGCAAGATTTAGTGAGATTATTGGACAAGAAGAGGCAAAAAAGAAATGTAAAATTATTATGAAATATTTAGAAAATCCAAAACTCTTTGGTGAGTGGGCTCCAAAGAATATATTATTCTATGGACCACCAGGAACTGGTAAGACCCTTATGGCGAGAGCATTGGCAACAGAGACAAATTCATCATTCATATTAGTGAAAGCTCCAGAGCTTATTGGTGAGCATGTAGGGGACTCTTCAAAAATGATTAGAGAACTGTATCAAAAAGCATCAGAAAATGCTCCATGTATTGTATTTATCGACGAATTAGATGCCATAGGTTTAAGTAGAGAGTATCAGTCATTGAGGGGTGATGTTTCTGAAGTAGTTAATGCTCTATTAACCGAATTAGACGGAATTAAAGAAAATGAAGGAGTAGTTACTATAGCTGCAACAAACAATCCAGCAATGTTGGATCCAGCGATTAGAAGTAGATTTGAAGAAGAAATTGAATTTAAACTACCTAACGATGAGGAAAGATTAAAAATTATGGAATTATATGCTAAAAAAATGCCACTACCAATTAAAGCAAACCTAAAAGAATATGTAGAAAAAACTAAAGGATTTAGCGGAAGAGATATTAAAGAGAAATTCTTAAAACCTGCTTTGCACAAGGCTATATTAGAGGATAGAGATTATGTTAGTAAGGAAGATTTAGATTGGGCTTTAAAGAAGATTTTAAGTAATAGAAGAGAGGTACCACAGCATCTATATCTCTAA
- a CDS encoding SWIM zinc finger family protein, producing MNYDIKIIERGREYYRNGLVKYCIKFGDFIYGEVVGSDIYKVKVDLKDYFGYCSCPYKYNCKHAYALIEAYKNNNYIDAEEIFKNLENKSKEELLEIIKNLVVKNYLWEEFLNKDSLFNKGIGLLKLIPLERKNIYTFKSFLRNQFVKKAKDDELLKIIYEMINADLDFNNSDVVESLNIILDEIFKRNNKDVIKKIINLYRKHKKDLWIVEDYLITHYDNYFEFED from the coding sequence ATGAATTATGATATTAAAATTATTGAAAGAGGTAGAGAATATTATAGAAATGGGTTAGTTAAGTATTGTATAAAATTTGGAGATTTTATATATGGAGAAGTTGTGGGTAGTGATATTTATAAAGTTAAGGTTGATTTAAAGGATTATTTTGGATATTGCTCCTGTCCATATAAATACAACTGCAAACATGCTTATGCATTAATTGAAGCATATAAAAACAATAACTACATAGATGCTGAAGAAATATTTAAAAATTTAGAGAATAAAAGTAAAGAAGAACTTTTAGAAATTATAAAAAATTTAGTTGTAAAAAATTATCTTTGGGAAGAATTCCTAAATAAAGACAGTTTATTTAACAAAGGTATTGGATTACTTAAATTAATCCCCTTAGAAAGAAAAAACATTTATACATTTAAATCATTTTTAAGAAATCAGTTTGTTAAAAAAGCAAAAGATGATGAACTATTAAAAATAATTTATGAGATGATAAATGCAGATTTAGACTTTAACAATTCTGATGTAGTTGAATCTTTAAATATAATATTAGATGAAATCTTTAAAAGAAATAACAAAGATGTCATAAAAAAGATTATAAATCTATATAGAAAACATAAAAAAGATCTTTGGATTGTTGAGGATTATTTAATCACACACTATGACAACTATTTTGAATTTGAAGATTAG